The Mucilaginibacter mallensis genome has a segment encoding these proteins:
- a CDS encoding RagB/SusD family nutrient uptake outer membrane protein — MKTIKIILFASLALLLFGGCKKILQEDPKATLTPGTYYKTQSDLDGAVNAMYIVLAKDGSWGFTSKMFSYFGSDDLTTDPGLNKADQRDFDRLSGGSTNQSLPAEWNGPWSCIYQANNVITVYKNVNSTDSLKNASAGQAYFLRGLCYYYLVRTFGQVPLVLGTIDPNSRLPRATVAAVYASIISDLNTAKGMLSTKLEQGKPNVYTVSAILSDVYQTMAGWPLNQTSNYALAAAAANTVMQAGVYNLNTPYDKVFTTNNSSESIFALQYNVAASLPQRSFGSTSVPLDEVALDGSSGWDDFYPELTFFKDAPKCTRTDLTFYTTLKIRNADNVTFTLYPWSDSHTHARHPYYKKFRAGLNGDGVNETATTISSIQPSTNKAYDIMRYPQVLLNYAESSAMSGGGPTAQSYAAINQVRARAGEKPLTPGLSQLAFRDSVVYERAYECAGEFGVRWFDICRLQLLPSIIAVRDPSENPIPAGTNVQEKYLAPIPYAEMSLNPAWQQNPGY; from the coding sequence ATGAAAACGATAAAAATAATATTATTTGCGTCCCTGGCATTACTGCTGTTTGGCGGGTGCAAAAAAATACTTCAGGAGGATCCGAAGGCTACATTAACACCGGGCACTTATTATAAAACACAAAGTGACCTGGATGGTGCTGTTAACGCTATGTACATTGTATTGGCAAAGGATGGCTCATGGGGCTTTACCAGTAAAATGTTCTCTTACTTTGGGTCAGACGATTTAACGACCGATCCGGGATTAAATAAGGCGGATCAGCGCGATTTCGACAGGTTATCCGGCGGCAGTACCAATCAGAGCTTACCTGCCGAATGGAATGGCCCTTGGAGTTGTATCTATCAGGCCAATAACGTAATTACTGTTTATAAAAATGTTAATTCAACAGATTCACTGAAAAATGCTTCAGCAGGTCAGGCGTATTTCTTAAGGGGACTGTGTTATTATTATTTGGTAAGGACATTTGGGCAGGTACCCCTTGTTTTAGGAACCATCGATCCAAATTCAAGGCTGCCAAGAGCTACTGTAGCTGCTGTTTATGCATCAATTATAAGTGATCTTAACACGGCAAAAGGTATGTTGAGCACCAAATTGGAGCAGGGCAAACCTAATGTATATACAGTTAGTGCTATTTTGAGTGATGTATACCAAACAATGGCTGGCTGGCCGCTTAACCAAACAAGCAATTATGCTTTGGCTGCTGCTGCTGCGAATACCGTGATGCAGGCAGGTGTTTATAATCTAAATACACCTTATGACAAAGTATTCACTACCAATAATAGTTCTGAATCTATTTTTGCATTGCAGTACAATGTTGCCGCCAGTTTGCCACAACGTAGTTTTGGCTCAACCAGTGTACCGCTTGATGAAGTTGCCCTTGATGGTTCAAGTGGATGGGATGATTTTTATCCGGAACTTACATTCTTTAAAGATGCACCAAAATGTACACGTACCGACCTGACATTTTATACCACTTTAAAAATAAGGAACGCGGATAACGTGACATTTACTTTATACCCATGGTCTGATAGCCACACGCATGCCCGTCACCCATATTACAAAAAGTTCAGGGCCGGATTAAACGGCGATGGGGTAAATGAAACAGCCACAACAATTAGCTCTATACAGCCAAGTACTAATAAAGCCTATGATATTATGAGGTATCCGCAGGTTCTCTTAAATTATGCTGAATCGTCGGCTATGTCGGGCGGCGGCCCAACAGCCCAAAGTTATGCGGCTATAAACCAAGTTAGGGCACGTGCTGGTGAAAAGCCACTTACGCCGGGCCTTTCACAGCTGGCGTTTAGGGATTCTGTAGTATACGAGCGGGCTTATGAGTGTGCCGGCGAATTTGGTGTACGCTGGTTTGACATTTGCCGTTTGCAGTTGCTGCCGTCAATAATTGCGGTTCGCGATCCTTCGGAAAACCCAATCCCTGCCGGAACAAACGTGCAGGAAAAATATTTAGCGCCTATTCCGTATGCAGAAATGTCACTAAACCCGGCATGGCAACAAAATCCGGGCTATTAA
- a CDS encoding GH92 family glycosyl hydrolase: MNKHYLRLLIAISLHLVLICCFGLTASAQNEDENAGGGNLKYIDPRIGNVGQLLEPTRPTAQLPHQVIRMYPQRNDYIDDQISSFPLTIVSHRLGQVFALKPSVKPLSLAAWDQKLTFDHDLEVTRPWYYSTYLVDDDMNVEFTPGKKVGIFRFAFPHNSLNKSLLFSLYNDGTGSWHFTGGNEMQGMETYHDDIKVYMYGVFSIAGKTGTVKADKLNTDDAANGNDVKAWISFPQNSPDTVEFKYAISYISAEQAKENFDKEIKDKSFTSIKNNAEETWAKVVDQIKVTGGTEAQKRSFYTALYRCNERMVDISENNKYYSGYDKKIHTSNRPFYVDDWIWDTYLALHPLRTILDPALEQDMVNSYVTQYEQGGWMPTFPVLFGDNPCMNAFHSSIMILDDYRKGIRGFDSLKAYEGMLKNATQATMLPWRNGPKTVLDDFYYKNGYFPALRPGEKETVALVHPFEKRQAVAVTLGGSYDDWAVAQMAKDLGKDNDYKKFSSRALNYKNLWNDKVKMFIPKDGRGNWINIDPKFDGGMGGREYYDENNGWTYLWQVQYDVKGLMALMGGKTLFENKLDQLYRESLGRSKYEFWSKFPDATGLVGQFSMGNEPSFVIPYLYNFTNSPWKTQNRVRFLLDVWYKDTIFGIPGDEDGGGMSAFVVFSSMGFYPVTPGIPVYTIGSPVFKKVTIDLPGGKQFTLIANNCSVKNKYIQSAKFNGEPLNTPWFTHAQLVAGGNLELEMGPKPNKSWGVQ; this comes from the coding sequence ATGAACAAACACTATCTAAGGCTATTAATAGCTATTTCATTACACCTTGTACTAATTTGCTGCTTCGGCTTAACTGCATCTGCTCAAAATGAAGACGAAAATGCAGGCGGTGGTAATCTAAAATACATCGACCCCCGTATCGGTAACGTTGGCCAACTGCTGGAGCCTACACGGCCAACGGCCCAACTGCCTCACCAGGTTATAAGAATGTACCCGCAAAGAAACGATTACATTGACGACCAGATCTCCAGCTTTCCATTAACAATAGTTTCGCACCGCCTGGGGCAGGTATTTGCACTTAAGCCATCGGTTAAACCGCTTTCATTAGCGGCGTGGGATCAAAAACTCACTTTTGATCATGATTTAGAAGTAACACGGCCCTGGTACTATTCAACCTATTTGGTTGATGATGATATGAATGTTGAGTTTACTCCCGGCAAAAAGGTGGGGATATTCCGTTTTGCATTCCCGCATAATTCACTAAATAAAAGCCTTCTTTTTAGCCTGTATAATGATGGTACAGGCAGCTGGCATTTTACCGGAGGCAATGAAATGCAGGGAATGGAAACTTACCATGATGACATAAAAGTTTATATGTACGGCGTTTTTAGCATAGCGGGTAAAACAGGTACTGTTAAGGCTGATAAATTAAACACGGATGATGCAGCAAATGGGAACGATGTAAAAGCATGGATCTCATTTCCGCAAAATTCACCCGATACGGTTGAATTTAAATATGCCATTTCCTATATAAGTGCTGAGCAGGCTAAGGAGAACTTTGATAAGGAGATAAAGGATAAATCCTTTACCTCCATTAAAAACAATGCCGAGGAAACCTGGGCAAAAGTTGTTGATCAGATAAAAGTTACGGGTGGGACTGAGGCGCAAAAGAGATCGTTTTATACAGCGCTGTACCGTTGTAATGAGCGCATGGTAGATATATCTGAAAACAACAAATATTACAGCGGTTATGATAAAAAGATCCACACCAGTAACCGTCCATTTTATGTTGATGACTGGATTTGGGATACTTACCTTGCACTGCATCCGCTAAGGACTATACTGGATCCCGCGCTGGAGCAGGATATGGTTAACTCCTATGTAACACAATACGAACAGGGTGGATGGATGCCAACCTTTCCTGTGCTTTTTGGTGATAACCCTTGTATGAATGCTTTTCACTCCTCAATCATGATCCTTGATGATTACCGTAAAGGGATAAGAGGTTTTGATAGTTTAAAGGCATATGAAGGGATGCTGAAAAATGCAACCCAGGCAACCATGCTTCCGTGGAGGAACGGGCCGAAAACAGTATTAGATGATTTTTATTATAAAAACGGCTACTTCCCCGCCTTGCGTCCCGGTGAAAAGGAAACTGTAGCATTGGTACACCCTTTTGAAAAAAGGCAGGCAGTAGCTGTAACGCTTGGCGGCAGCTATGATGACTGGGCTGTAGCACAGATGGCAAAAGATCTGGGTAAAGATAATGACTATAAAAAATTTAGTTCAAGGGCGCTCAATTATAAAAATTTGTGGAATGATAAAGTTAAAATGTTTATCCCCAAGGATGGCCGGGGTAACTGGATAAATATTGACCCCAAGTTTGATGGTGGTATGGGCGGCCGGGAATATTATGATGAAAATAATGGTTGGACGTATTTATGGCAGGTGCAATATGATGTGAAAGGTTTAATGGCTCTTATGGGCGGTAAAACCTTGTTTGAAAACAAGCTCGATCAATTATACCGCGAAAGCCTGGGCAGAAGTAAATATGAGTTTTGGAGTAAATTCCCGGATGCTACAGGTTTGGTTGGGCAGTTCTCCATGGGTAATGAACCGAGTTTTGTGATACCCTATCTTTATAATTTTACTAATTCACCGTGGAAAACCCAAAATCGCGTAAGATTTTTACTTGATGTATGGTATAAGGATACCATTTTTGGTATTCCGGGTGATGAGGATGGCGGTGGCATGTCGGCATTCGTAGTATTTTCATCCATGGGCTTTTATCCGGTTACTCCCGGTATTCCAGTATATACAATTGGCAGTCCGGTGTTTAAAAAAGTAACTATTGATCTTCCGGGTGGCAAGCAATTTACCTTGATTGCTAATAATTGCTCGGTTAAAAATAAATATATCCAAAGTGCAAAGTTTAATGGCGAACCGCTAAATACACCTTGGTTTACCCATGCGCAACTGGTTGCAGGCGGAAATCTTGAACTTGAGATGGGGCCAAAGCCTAATAAAAGCTGGGGCGTTCAATAA
- a CDS encoding SusC/RagA family TonB-linked outer membrane protein, whose amino-acid sequence MKRLLFMLLVCCIVFGSNAAFALVKSSQTNSPRPPADISGTVKDSKGEALPGVTVKIEGTSFGTVTDDKGNFHIQVKDGAVLVFTFIGYTEQRIPFTGQTSLNITLQDAPNLLNEVVAVGYGTQKRSNVTGASSTISAKEVAKRPLENVSQALQGTVSGVAVTSTSGQPGRDPSIIIRGVNTITGSTTPLYVIDGYIGGGPDVNVNDIASIEVLKDAAATAIYGSRGSNGVILITTKSGQTGKTVINFDAWFQKGEIPKELDLMDAYDFARSVNSQYVATGGLAPFSQQQLNDYKTNGGTDWQRALQQKPFVQNYQLDVSGGNDNVKYRVSLNYLDQPGLILNQWYKDTKFRSTIDAKLNNKMDLRIIVAASLPQSHNNSYNGGLVDPFNLAAEYDPLSPIRNPDGSFVQSAPYASIQPNPIAQALSQAVDNTSTNVDGQLSFNYRIIDGLTFTSNDVYNLGWSLNQTVFGPGTGSYISHSDYADVNSSKNTSYITSNYLTYKKTFGDHSITATALYEQSQDNGVSVDARSNNLSTYNLGYYNLALGGTQLTSSTYGADGLISYMARVIYAYKEKYEISASIRDDGSSHLTQKYSTFPSIGLSWNVGREDFLANSPVFSDFKIRATYGQTGNQSVGAYSSIAQISTAGNPSTAYYYSGAGGPASNATFLGSPAPLSLKWEVKTAYDLGVDMSFLKGRLTFVADAYTNKVTDLLYNSPNPQYVGGGNTQNNIGSISNKGLEFAIGGTPFASQKFKWTTNFNVSLNRNKVLSLKGLDNLPDGFGIIKVGLPLGEFYGYKFLGTWKTDQAAQAALYGEKPGDARYADLNNDHAITSADYEPLGNATPRYSYGFINDFTYGHFTLSFMFQGEQGNQIFSQTLAYLWGGLGDMKNATLAAAVPENLWTPQHQTDNPAWSNTSHNENNSSRYVYDASYCKLKNLSLAYHIPNDLLSRIKVRSLEVYVSGQNLFTITKYPGYDPEVYNGNTTNDQGQEFGVIPNPRTFTVGFRLGL is encoded by the coding sequence ATGAAAAGACTTTTATTTATGTTACTGGTATGCTGTATTGTGTTTGGAAGCAATGCCGCATTTGCACTCGTAAAGAGTAGCCAGACAAATTCTCCGCGACCGCCTGCTGATATCAGCGGAACTGTGAAAGACAGTAAGGGAGAGGCCCTGCCAGGGGTTACTGTAAAAATTGAAGGAACATCTTTTGGGACTGTTACCGACGATAAAGGCAACTTTCATATACAAGTAAAGGATGGTGCCGTACTTGTTTTTACCTTTATTGGGTATACTGAACAAAGAATACCCTTTACGGGGCAAACTTCATTAAATATTACATTGCAGGATGCACCAAATTTACTAAATGAAGTTGTGGCTGTTGGTTACGGTACACAAAAGAGGAGTAATGTTACCGGCGCATCCAGCACTATATCAGCAAAAGAAGTTGCTAAACGCCCCTTGGAAAATGTATCCCAGGCATTACAGGGTACCGTATCAGGTGTGGCTGTTACCAGCACAAGCGGGCAGCCAGGGCGCGATCCCAGCATTATCATCCGTGGTGTAAATACAATTACTGGCAGTACAACCCCGCTATATGTAATTGACGGATACATTGGCGGTGGCCCGGATGTTAACGTCAATGATATCGCGTCTATTGAAGTGTTAAAAGATGCGGCTGCTACTGCTATTTATGGTTCAAGGGGTTCAAATGGTGTTATATTGATTACTACAAAATCAGGCCAGACCGGAAAAACAGTCATCAATTTTGATGCATGGTTTCAAAAAGGTGAAATACCTAAGGAACTTGATTTAATGGATGCCTATGATTTTGCCCGTTCAGTAAATTCGCAATACGTAGCTACAGGCGGTTTGGCTCCATTTTCGCAACAACAGCTAAATGATTACAAAACAAATGGCGGTACCGATTGGCAACGCGCATTGCAACAAAAGCCATTTGTGCAAAATTATCAGCTTGATGTTTCAGGGGGTAATGATAATGTAAAATACCGTGTATCATTAAACTACCTTGATCAACCCGGATTAATACTGAATCAATGGTATAAGGATACAAAATTCAGGAGCACCATTGACGCCAAGCTTAATAACAAAATGGACTTAAGAATTATTGTTGCTGCAAGTTTACCGCAGAGCCATAATAATAGCTACAATGGTGGTTTGGTTGATCCTTTTAACCTTGCAGCTGAATACGATCCTTTGTCACCTATCAGAAATCCTGATGGTTCATTTGTACAAAGCGCTCCTTATGCTTCTATACAACCCAATCCCATTGCCCAGGCGCTTAGCCAGGCAGTTGATAATACCAGTACGAACGTTGACGGACAACTATCATTTAATTATCGCATTATTGATGGCTTAACTTTCACGTCAAATGACGTATATAACCTTGGATGGAGCCTTAATCAAACTGTTTTTGGTCCTGGAACGGGAAGTTATATCAGTCACTCTGATTATGCAGATGTTAACTCAAGTAAAAATACTAGCTACATAACAAGTAATTACCTTACTTATAAAAAGACGTTTGGCGACCATTCAATAACAGCAACCGCATTGTATGAGCAATCACAGGACAATGGTGTTAGTGTTGATGCCCGGTCAAATAACCTGTCAACCTATAACCTGGGCTATTATAACCTGGCTTTAGGCGGAACACAACTGACATCATCAACCTATGGTGCAGACGGCTTAATATCCTATATGGCACGTGTAATATATGCCTATAAAGAAAAATACGAAATTTCAGCCAGTATACGTGATGACGGTTCATCACACCTGACCCAGAAATATAGCACCTTTCCATCAATTGGTTTAAGCTGGAATGTTGGCAGAGAGGATTTTTTAGCGAACTCACCGGTGTTCTCTGATTTTAAGATCCGTGCTACTTATGGGCAAACAGGCAATCAGTCAGTAGGTGCTTATTCAAGTATTGCACAAATTAGTACAGCGGGTAACCCGTCTACCGCTTATTACTATAGTGGTGCTGGCGGTCCTGCAAGCAATGCCACATTTTTAGGTAGCCCGGCGCCGCTTTCACTAAAATGGGAAGTTAAAACTGCCTATGATCTGGGAGTTGACATGTCATTCTTAAAAGGACGGTTAACTTTTGTAGCAGATGCATACACAAATAAAGTAACCGATCTTTTATATAATTCCCCAAATCCTCAATATGTAGGCGGTGGTAATACGCAAAATAACATTGGTAGTATCAGCAATAAAGGTTTAGAGTTTGCAATTGGCGGAACTCCTTTTGCTTCACAAAAATTTAAGTGGACAACCAATTTCAACGTATCATTGAACCGGAATAAAGTCCTTAGTCTTAAAGGCCTGGATAATTTGCCGGATGGTTTTGGCATAATTAAGGTTGGGTTGCCATTAGGCGAATTTTATGGATATAAATTCCTGGGTACATGGAAAACAGATCAAGCCGCTCAGGCAGCATTATATGGTGAAAAACCCGGTGATGCAAGGTACGCCGACCTAAACAATGACCATGCAATAACATCAGCCGATTATGAACCGCTGGGTAATGCAACACCAAGGTACTCTTATGGTTTTATCAATGACTTTACTTATGGTCACTTCACCTTAAGCTTTATGTTTCAGGGCGAGCAGGGTAACCAGATATTCTCTCAAACCCTTGCCTATTTATGGGGTGGTTTAGGTGATATGAAGAATGCTACACTTGCGGCAGCGGTACCTGAAAACCTGTGGACACCACAACATCAAACAGATAACCCTGCATGGAGTAATACCAGCCATAATGAAAATAATAGTAGTCGTTATGTATATGATGCCAGCTATTGTAAATTAAAGAACCTGTCATTGGCTTACCATATACCTAATGATCTGTTAAGCAGAATTAAAGTCAGAAGTTTGGAAGTATATGTAAGTGGTCAGAATTTATTTACAATTACCAAATACCCGGGATATGATCCGGAAGTGTACAATGGTAATACCACTAATGACCAGGGACAGGAATTTGGAGTAATACCTAATCCGAGAACATTCACTGTTGGATTCAGACTTGGTTTATAA